A stretch of the Mustela nigripes isolate SB6536 chromosome X, MUSNIG.SB6536, whole genome shotgun sequence genome encodes the following:
- the LOC132007757 gene encoding protein EOLA1 isoform X3: MKFGCLSFRQPYAGFVLNGVKTVETRWRPLLSGHRNRTIAIHIAHRDWEDGAWRKLLAERLGMSPAQIQALLREGEKYGRGVIAGLIDVGETLLCPEDLAPEEVVELEKQAVLSSLKQKYLTVLSNPRWLLEPIPRKGGKDIFQQLEKSCAF, translated from the exons ATGAAGTTCGGCTGCCTCTCCTTCCGGCAGCCTTATGCGGGTTTTGTCTTAAATGGGGTCAAGACCGTGGAGACGCGTTGGCGGCCTCTGCTGAGCGGCCACCGGAACCGCACCATCGCCATCCACATTGCCCACAGGGACTGGGAAGACGGGGCTTGGAGGAAGCTGCTGGCCGAGAGGCTTGGCATGAGCCCCGCTCAGATTCAGGCCTTGCTTCGGGAAGGGGAGAAGTATGGCCGCGGAGTGATAGCAG GGCTTATTGACGTTGGGGAAACTTTGCTGTGCCCAGAAGACTTAGCTCCGGAGGAGGTCGTGGAACTGGAAAAGCAAGCTGTCCTGAGCAGCCTGAAGCAGAAGTACCTCACTGTGCTTTCGAACCCCAGGTGGTTGCTGGAGCCCATCCCCAGGAAAGGCGGAAAGGACATCTTCCAG CAGCTGGAAAAAAGCTGTGCCTTTTAA
- the LOC132007757 gene encoding protein EOLA1 isoform X1, with product MKFGCLSFRQPYAGFVLNGVKTVETRWRPLLSGHRNRTIAIHIAHRDWEDGAWRKLLAERLGMSPAQIQALLREGEKYGRGVIAGLIDVGETLLCPEDLAPEEVVELEKQAVLSSLKQKYLTVLSNPRWLLEPIPRKGGKDIFQGGGLQKAFLRGLGALRAPLLGLPWPGQLPHSPS from the exons ATGAAGTTCGGCTGCCTCTCCTTCCGGCAGCCTTATGCGGGTTTTGTCTTAAATGGGGTCAAGACCGTGGAGACGCGTTGGCGGCCTCTGCTGAGCGGCCACCGGAACCGCACCATCGCCATCCACATTGCCCACAGGGACTGGGAAGACGGGGCTTGGAGGAAGCTGCTGGCCGAGAGGCTTGGCATGAGCCCCGCTCAGATTCAGGCCTTGCTTCGGGAAGGGGAGAAGTATGGCCGCGGAGTGATAGCAG GGCTTATTGACGTTGGGGAAACTTTGCTGTGCCCAGAAGACTTAGCTCCGGAGGAGGTCGTGGAACTGGAAAAGCAAGCTGTCCTGAGCAGCCTGAAGCAGAAGTACCTCACTGTGCTTTCGAACCCCAGGTGGTTGCTGGAGCCCATCCCCAGGAAAGGCGGAAAGGACATCTTCCAG GGCGGCGGCCTCCAGAAGGCCTTCCTCCGGGGCCTGGGCGCCCTTAGGGCCCCTCTCCTGGGGCTCCCATGGCCAGGCCAGCTCCCACACAGTCCCAGTTGA
- the LOC132007757 gene encoding protein EOLA1 isoform X2, with amino-acid sequence MKFGCLSFRQPYAGFVLNGVKTVETRWRPLLSGHRNRTIAIHIAHRDWEDGAWRKLLAERLGMSPAQIQALLREGEKYGRGVIAGLIDVGETLLCPEDLAPEEVVELEKQAVLSSLKQKYLTVLSNPRWLLEPIPRKGGKDIFQVDIPEHLIPSGREA; translated from the exons ATGAAGTTCGGCTGCCTCTCCTTCCGGCAGCCTTATGCGGGTTTTGTCTTAAATGGGGTCAAGACCGTGGAGACGCGTTGGCGGCCTCTGCTGAGCGGCCACCGGAACCGCACCATCGCCATCCACATTGCCCACAGGGACTGGGAAGACGGGGCTTGGAGGAAGCTGCTGGCCGAGAGGCTTGGCATGAGCCCCGCTCAGATTCAGGCCTTGCTTCGGGAAGGGGAGAAGTATGGCCGCGGAGTGATAGCAG GGCTTATTGACGTTGGGGAAACTTTGCTGTGCCCAGAAGACTTAGCTCCGGAGGAGGTCGTGGAACTGGAAAAGCAAGCTGTCCTGAGCAGCCTGAAGCAGAAGTACCTCACTGTGCTTTCGAACCCCAGGTGGTTGCTGGAGCCCATCCCCAGGAAAGGCGGAAAGGACATCTTCCAGGTAGACATCCCAGAGCACCTGATCCCCTCGGGGcgggaggcctga
- the HSFX3 gene encoding heat shock transcription factor, X-linked member 3, whose amino-acid sequence MASQSNDDIYQVMLAPPGDGESAGEVPSSSSLHLNLDSQNLERREGPAVSRDPGPQDNPPPPAPNRGAYNVGENIFGLSFPRRLWRIVEDTTFTSVCWNDDGDTVIIDEDLFQREILHRRGPERIFETDSLKGFIRLMNLYGFSKIRPNNPSVHAPGNRKMMLYRNSSFQRDRPGLLENIQRKSNLRTVTGWPGSGTTPSKRKKPVVPTRRSPRIHHKESTKEDKAAPKEGPNVPGPSGTGSFTFSGIWSLSSAAGYDTENPASGEQGGPCGEGTSRNDTVAPPTTTGREGAGELPTAPAPYPDYGSVMSLYNTCYSILLAALSVMSPDEVPSENENEEEEGSSDYRCALCEHFKDNPGP is encoded by the exons ATGGCTAGTCAGAGTAACGACGACATATACCAAGTCATGCTGGCTCCTCCCGGTGATGGGGAGTCGGCAGGAGAGGTCCCGTCGAGTTCCTCCCTGCACCTCAATTTGGATTCCCAGAATTTGGAGAGGCGCGAGGGTCCAGCCGTGAGCCGAGATCCAGGCCCTCAAGACAACCCACCGCCACCGGCCCCAAACCGCGGTGCCTACAACGTGGGAGAAAACATTTTCGGGCTCTCCTTCCCAAGAAGGCTCTGGAGGATCGTGGAGGACACCACCTTCACGTCCGTGTGCTGGAATGACGACGGCGACACTGTGATCATCGATGAAGACCTTTTCCAGAGGGAGATTCTCCACCGCAGGGGCCCAGAGAGAATCTTTGAAACTGACAGCTTGAAGGGGTTCATCCGCCTAATGAACCTGTACGGGTTCAGCAAAATACGCCCAAACAACCCTTCGGTTCATGCCCCAGGGAACAGGAAAATGATG CTCTACCGCAACTCCAGCTTTCAGCGAGACAGGCCAGGGCTGCTGGAGAATATTCAGAGAAAAAGTAATCTGAGAACTGTCACCGGGTGGCCAGGGAGCGGCACAACACCGTCAAAGAGAAAGAAGCCCGTGGTACCTACAAGACGGTCCCCACGAATCCATCACAAGGAATCCACCAAGGAGGACAAGGCAGCCCCCAAAGAAGGCCCAAATGTTCCGGGACCCAGTGGCACCGGGTCCTTTACCTTCTCTGGTATCTGGTCCCTGAGCAGTGCGGCGGGGTATGACACGGAGAATCCTGCCTCCGGGGAGCAGGGCGGCCCGTGTGGGGAGGGCACCTCCAGGAATGACACAGTTGCGCCCCCCACTACCACCGGAAGGGAGGGCGCAGGGGAGCTGCCCACCGCCCCCGCACCCTACCCAGATTACGGGTCAGTGATGTCGCTGTACAACACCTGCTATTCCATCCTGCTGGCTGCCCTTTCAGTCATGTCCCCAGACGAGGTCCCCAGTGAGAACGAgaacgaggaggaggagggctccTCAGATTACAGGTGTGCCCTCTGTGAACATTTCAAGGACAATCCAGGTCCTTAA
- the LOC132007757 gene encoding protein EOLA1 isoform X4 — translation MKFGCLSFRQPYAGFVLNGVKTVETRWRPLLSGHRNRTIAIHIAHRDWEDGAWRKLLAERLGMSPAQIQALLREGEKYGRGVIAGLIDVGETLLCPEDLAPEEVVELEKQAVLSSLKQKYLTVLSNPRWLLEPIPRKGGKDIFQSF, via the exons ATGAAGTTCGGCTGCCTCTCCTTCCGGCAGCCTTATGCGGGTTTTGTCTTAAATGGGGTCAAGACCGTGGAGACGCGTTGGCGGCCTCTGCTGAGCGGCCACCGGAACCGCACCATCGCCATCCACATTGCCCACAGGGACTGGGAAGACGGGGCTTGGAGGAAGCTGCTGGCCGAGAGGCTTGGCATGAGCCCCGCTCAGATTCAGGCCTTGCTTCGGGAAGGGGAGAAGTATGGCCGCGGAGTGATAGCAG GGCTTATTGACGTTGGGGAAACTTTGCTGTGCCCAGAAGACTTAGCTCCGGAGGAGGTCGTGGAACTGGAAAAGCAAGCTGTCCTGAGCAGCCTGAAGCAGAAGTACCTCACTGTGCTTTCGAACCCCAGGTGGTTGCTGGAGCCCATCCCCAGGAAAGGCGGAAAGGACATCTTCCAG AGTTTCTAG